Below is a genomic region from Bradyrhizobium sp. 1(2017).
CTCGGCGGCAAGCTCGACGATCGTCTCGGACCGCGGCGCGTGATCGCCGGCAGCCTGCTGATCCTGCTGCTGTCGGTGGCGGCGATCCTGCTGGTCGACAAGGATAGCGTGCTGTTCGTCAAGGTCGCGCCCCCGCAGTCGGGTGCGGGCTTGTTCTCCAGCGCTGCGGAGCGCGCCTATCTGGTGCTGGGCTGCCTGATCGGCGCAGCCGGTGGCCCGTTGCAGGCCGCGTCTCGCACGCTGCTGATCCGCCTCGCGCCAAAGGATCGCATCGCGCAGTATTTCGGCCTGTTCGCCTTGACCGGGAAGGTGACGTCCTTCATCGGCCCGCTCCTGATCGGCATGATCACCGCGGCAACGGCCAGCCAGAAGGCCGGCATGGCCGTGCTGGTGGTGTTCTTCGTCGCAGGATTGGGGCTGTTGATGCGGGTGCGGGACTAGCCGCAATTCGCCGTCATCCCGGGGCGCGCGAAGCGCGAGCCCGGAATCTATCGTGCAGCGTGTCATGTGGAGAAATGGATTCCGGGTTCGCGCCAAGGGGCGCGCCCCGGAATGACGGCGAGATCAGTGCCTGAAATGCCGCGTTCCCGTGAACACCATGGCAATGCCGTGCTCGTCGGCGGCCTTGATCACCTCGTCGTCGCGCATCGAGCCGCCGGGCTGCACCACGGCGGTGGCGCCGGCCTCGATGCAGGCGAGCATGCCGTCGGCAAAGGGGAAGAACGCATCCGAGGCCACCACCGAGCCCTTGGTCAGCGGCTCGGCGAGCTTGAGCTCACCCGCCGCATCCTGCGCCTTGCGCGCCGCGATCCGGGCGGAATCCACCCGGCTCATCTGGCCTGCGCCGATGCCGACGGTGGCGAGATCCCTGGCGTAGATGATGGTGTTGGACTTGACGTGTTTTGCGACACGGAACGCGAACTTCAGGTCACGCATTTCCGCATCCGTGGGCGCCCGCTTGGTCACGACCTTGAACGTCATGTCGTCGACCACGGCATTGTCGCGGCTCTGCACCAGCAGGCCGCCGGCGACCGTCTTGGCCGTGAGTCCGGGGGCGCGCGGATCGGGCAGGCTGCCGGCGAGCAGCAGGCGAAGGTTCTTCTTGCCTCCGATGATGGCGATGGCCTCCTCGGTGGCGTCGGGTGCGATGATCACCTCGGTGAAGATCTTCGTGATCTCGCGCGCGGTGTCGGCGTCGAGCGGAAGGTTCATCGCGATGATGCCGCCGAAGGCGGAGGTGGAGTCGCAGGCCAGCGCCTTGCGATAGGCGTCGACGAGGTTCGGGCCCTCCGCGACGCCGCAGGGGTTGGCGTGCTTGACGATGACGCAGGCCGCGGTGCGCCCGGCGTCGAACTCGCCGATGCATTCATAGGCCGCATCGGTGTCGTTGATGTTGTTGTACGAGAGCTCCTTGCCCTGCAGCTGCCGCGCGGTCGAGACGCCCGGACGCTTGTCGGGCGTCGCGTAGAATGCCGCGGTCTGG
It encodes:
- the purH gene encoding bifunctional phosphoribosylaminoimidazolecarboxamide formyltransferase/IMP cyclohydrolase codes for the protein MTDHPRRVTRALLSVSDKTGLIEFAKALAAHDVELVSTGGTAKAIAAAGLKVKDVSDLTGFPEMMDGRVKTLHPKVHGGLLAIRDNKEHAEAMKAHGIAPIDLLVVNLYPFEATVDKGAGFEDCIENIDIGGPAMIRAAAKNHDDVAVVVEAEDYKAVLDELAGNKGATTLKLRRRLAAKAYARTAAYDAAISNWFNRQLEIDAPDFRAFGGRLIQSLRYGENPHQTAAFYATPDKRPGVSTARQLQGKELSYNNINDTDAAYECIGEFDAGRTAACVIVKHANPCGVAEGPNLVDAYRKALACDSTSAFGGIIAMNLPLDADTAREITKIFTEVIIAPDATEEAIAIIGGKKNLRLLLAGSLPDPRAPGLTAKTVAGGLLVQSRDNAVVDDMTFKVVTKRAPTDAEMRDLKFAFRVAKHVKSNTIIYARDLATVGIGAGQMSRVDSARIAARKAQDAAGELKLAEPLTKGSVVASDAFFPFADGMLACIEAGATAVVQPGGSMRDDEVIKAADEHGIAMVFTGTRHFRH